A segment of the Frankineae bacterium MT45 genome:
CGCAGCTGAGCTGGTCCGGCTTCCCGGAGGCGACGCGCAGTTTCGCCGTCACCTGCTTCGATCCAGACGCTCCGACGCCGTCGGGGTTCTGGCACTGGGCGGTGGCCAACCTGCCGGTGGGCGTGACCAGCCTCGACACCGGCGCCGGATCGCACCTCCCTGACCTCGGAGCCGCGCTCTCACTGCGCACCGATTGGGGGACGAAGGAGTACGGCGGACCGCAGCCGCCCGAGGGGGACCGCGCCCACCGCTACTACTTCGTTGTGCATGCCGTCGACGTCGACGCGCTGGAGATCGACTCCGACGTCTCGCCGGCGGTGCTCTCCTTCAACCTCGCCTACCACACGCTCGCCCGAGCTCAGCTGCTGGCGACGTACAGACGGTAAGAGCCGGGCGGTCGAGCTGTCCGGCCGGGGCTGCGGCGACCCGCCTAGTTACCAGGCGCCGAACGGGAGCGCAGTGTCGACGAGGCGCCCGGAGGTGACCAGCGAGTGCAGCTCCTCGGCCCGGGCTGCCTTGCGCAACAGGTGCCCTTGGGCTCGCCAGCAACCGGCCTTGAGCAGTGCGCGGGCGACGGCCGGGGTCTCGACCCCTTCGGCGACGACCTCAAGGCCGAGTTCGCGACCGAGCAGCACGATCGCGTCGACGATGGCATGGTCAAACGGGTGGGAGTCGAGTTCGGTGATGAAACTCCGGTCGATCTTGAGGATGTCGAGCGGGGTGTCTTTGATGCGGCTCAAGGAATTGTGTCCGGTGCCGACGTCGTCCAGAGCGAGCTTCACGCCGAGCGCTCGGATGCGCCGCAGGACGTCACGATCCGCCGCTCCGTCTCCGTCTGTCGTAACCGCCGCTCTTGGCTCGGCCAGCGCCACATGCTCGGTGAGCTCGATGCAGAGCAGTTCGGCCCGGATGTCGCCCTGTCGTAGACGCTTCTCGATTCGGTCGACGAACTGGTCGTTCAGTTGCAGCGCCGATACATTCACGCGCACCGGCCAGGCGAACGTGGGCAGTTCGGCGACCCAGCGGGCCAGCTGATCGCAGGCCGCGTCGAAGATCCAATCGCCGAGGACCGGCATCAGCCCGCTCTCCTCGGCCAGCGCGATCACCTCGTCCCGACCCTGGTTGCGCACGCCCGGTGCGTCCCAGCGCAGCAGGGCCTCAAGGCCTAGTAGCTCCCCCGTGGCCAGGCTCAGTTCGGGCTGAAACTCCAGGTGCATCTGCTCGTCGACCACCGCGTCGGCGATGGCCTGGCGAAGCTCGTCGACGCTCAGAGCCTCTGCTTCGCCGTTGGCGCTAAGCGCACCGTTCGCACCGTTCGCTCGCTGCGGCC
Coding sequences within it:
- a CDS encoding phospholipid-binding protein, PBP family, which gives rise to MSLERAVPPNPYDYLPAVPAFQLTSTDISESEPIGAKFLYAGTADGAQNRSPQLSWSGFPEATRSFAVTCFDPDAPTPSGFWHWAVANLPVGVTSLDTGAGSHLPDLGAALSLRTDWGTKEYGGPQPPEGDRAHRYYFVVHAVDVDALEIDSDVSPAVLSFNLAYHTLARAQLLATYRR
- a CDS encoding EAL domain, c-di-GMP-specific phosphodiesterase class I (or its enzymatically inactive variant), with translation MTKAPKELTPAVARAAADFIDSLVIASGASAGMLKMRGYGEIFADGPDLDVTSVYTSVQARLLAAERSPSGTRTERVTVAGAVLHVLAASCARGAVVLSRGDGPWTPREVALVELVIHSDTELTLSPPSSRRLSTADGASSWPQRANGANGALSANGEAEALSVDELRQAIADAVVDEQMHLEFQPELSLATGELLGLEALLRWDAPGVRNQGRDEVIALAEESGLMPVLGDWIFDAACDQLARWVAELPTFAWPVRVNVSALQLNDQFVDRIEKRLRQGDIRAELLCIELTEHVALAEPRAAVTTDGDGAADRDVLRRIRALGVKLALDDVGTGHNSLSRIKDTPLDILKIDRSFITELDSHPFDHAIVDAIVLLGRELGLEVVAEGVETPAVARALLKAGCWRAQGHLLRKAARAEELHSLVTSGRLVDTALPFGAW